TGGCAGGGTCCTCATCACCGGCGGCTTCGACAACGCCGGGGTGGCTGCCACCTCCGAGCTCTACGACCCGGCCACCAGCTCCTGGTCTCCCACCACCGACCTGAACGAGCGCCGCACCTATCACGGCGCGAGCTTGCTCCCCCATGGCAAGGTGCTCGTCGCCGGGGGGCGGAACGCCTCCGGCGATATCGCCTCGGCCGAGCTCTACGATCCGGCCTCCGGCCTCTGAACGAGTGGCCGAACCCAGCCCAGCAGCGCCTCCATCGCGGCGCTGGCGTGACTGGGTCGTGATCAGACGTTTCCGAACAACGGCGGGACTGATGTTGTGAATCGTTGCCTTGAAGGGCCGTTCATCCCTTTCCCATTCGTCCCGCACCGAGAACACGAAGCCATTGTCAATACCGGTGCTGTCATGGTGGGCATCGAGGGGGAGCGCGCGCAACTCGGCTGCCCCTGCACACTCAACCTGTGGGAGGCAGGCGGGCCGCGCACCGTCACCATTGGGAACGTCACCTTCCCGGTGAGCCAGCAGGCGGCGCCCCGAGCACGGCCACTGCGAGCCGTGCCGAGCCTCAAGGGGTGGAGCGCCCGCCGATCTCCGGGAAGCGCTCGTAGGCCCGCTTGAACGCGTCCAGGTGAGTGGGGTTGTCCAAGTCGAGCGGCGCATCCGCTCACTGATGAGAGCAGCCAGAGTTCCTCGGCCTCCCAGGGCTCACGAAAGCCCGTGAGAGGCTAACCGCGTCGTTCATCCCTCGGCGCTGGGAAGGAGCTGCTGCCTCGCTCCCCCATAATAAGGGCCTTGCTACCTCGGTGATCGTCCTCGTCGACCCGGGCTTCTGGGCGCCTTTCATCGTGCTGGGCCGGGGTGCCTCTCTGCGCGCGATGGCGCCCCAGCCTGGAGTCACTACTGGCCAAAACGCTGGCGATACTCCGAGGAATTGAGGGCGCCGTTGATGATGCCACGGTAGTCACCGGTGGAGTTGAGCGCGTTCAGCCACCAATTATAGCCCTCTGGATCGGGCTGGCGCCGGAGGAAGGCGGTGTAGACCCGAGTGACATACGCTGAGTTGTAATTGGGCGAACTCGGGTCCAGCTCCGGGTGCTGAGTGCGGTGCTCCTGGGATTCGAAGAGAGACCGCGCGAAGCTGGTGCGGGTTGCGGCGATACAGGTCGAGTCCCCATTGCAGCTCCGCAGCCAGTCCAAAGCGTTCCAGAATCCGTTCAGGTCAGCCGGGCGCGCGAGCACGTCCATGTAGGTCTGCCCAACGAAGAGCTCCAAATTATCAATGGAGTAGATAAGCCGGATGGAGGCTACATCGCCGGGGCTCAGCGCGGTGCGATTTCCAATAGTTTGTCCCCCCAACGTCTCGATCGTAGGCAGGCCGTTCTTCGAGAATGCATACGCATCGTAGTGCATGATGGAGTTGTAGTCGTAGGCGAGCAGGTCGGCGCCGTAGGTGGTCTTCGTCTCGAACTGGGAAGCATGGCCATCCATGATGTTCTCCCACCGGATGCGTACGAAGGAGTCGCGGTCCTCGCGGCTCTGCTCATGCCATAGGCCCAGCAAATGCCCAATCTCGTGCATGGTGTTGCCCGTGGAGCACTCGGGAACCAAGTTCACCCACTGCTGGTTGCCCACCCGTCCCACCGAGCTTGTGCACACGCCGGGAGTAGTGCCCGTCCGAAAGGTGACGTAGGCCGGGTATTGTGAGGCGTTGCTCGCCGTGCGCAGCACGAAGCGGATGTTCGTGGCCTGCTGCCATGCGTTCATGGCGTCCGTCACCCGTGAGGGGTTGGACAGGGCGGGATCGATGGTGTATGGAACCGTGGAGTTGAGCCATCGCGTGTCGAGGTTGTCTACGGCTACCCCCTGCGCATGGATGCTACTGGCCTCGATCTCGCCCCGTGCCTCCACCTCGCGCGTGCGCGCCTCCACCTCCTCCACGGTGCCGATGATCATGTCCCCCTCCATGATCGCCAGCCCGTTCACCTCCGCGTAGTGCACCGACTCCATCTTCCTATGGGTGGCGTTCCAGGCGTATCCCTTGCGGATAGGTGCTTGGGACGACACCAGTGCCGTCTCCGGATTCACTGGCGGACGCAGCGCTTCCATGGCTGCCTCCGGGCCGCAGGCGATGAGTAGCAAGCAGGGGACGAACAGCGTGGCTCCGAGCGTCCACCTCATTGTGATTCGATGCATGGTTTTTCCTAGAGCCTCATTCAAAGATAGTGGCTATCCGCGTATTGCCCTTGGCATAGCGAGAGTGAGAATCCTGCTGCCCTGAAGATCGCCTTGTGGGCCGAGCAGGTTCCCCTCAAATTGAAGGAGTCAACGAGGAGGAAAATGATGCAGGAAATCGGCGGAACCATCCCCTCATTTCGACGAAGCCCAATGATTTCAAAGACTTACAAATCAGACAGACTGTGAGAATCCTCAGTGATTTCGGGCACTTGCGAAAATGAGGAGATGCCTCAGGTGGCCAGCACCATCACTACGCCTCAACACCACGCGGCCTGAGGGGCCCGCGCGCCGGGGCTAGCCTCGCACCTGCCGTGGGCAAGCCCAAGTGCTCCAGTCTCGCTCGCACTCCCCTGCCTTCACGTACGCCAACACCCGGCGCCTGCCTCCACACCAGGGACAGGTGAAGACATCCAAGTCGAACGTCCTCTTGAGCAACCCTGCCCAATCCACTCGCGGTGTCCTCTCCTTCATCCGCTCCTTCCTGGCCGCTGCCTCACTCCCCGCTCTCGCCTCCTCTGCTTGGGGGACCAGAAATGGCCGCAGTTTGGCGCCTGGAGCAAAGACGCCGTGGAACCTCGTGAGGTTTGCCCGAGGCGGAGGCACCAGGGACGCCACACGCCGTAACAGTTCCAGCCCGGTGAAGAGCAGGTGCGTGGCGCCGTCCGGCAGCGGGCGCTTCATGCGATAGGCGATGCGACCGTCCTCCGCTCGTTACAAACGCTCCAGCGCCAGTGCGCCACGCGCCCCGTAGCGGTATGGCCGCTCCAGTCCCTGCCTGTCGTTGGCATGCAAATGCGTGTTGGCGTGCAAGGAGAATCCCTCCATGAAGGCGCAT
The sequence above is drawn from the Archangium gephyra genome and encodes:
- a CDS encoding transposase — its product is MKRPLPDGATHLLFTGLELLRRVASLVPPPRANLTRFHGVFAPGAKLRPFLVPQAEEARAGSEAAARKERMKERTPRVDWAGLLKRTFDLDVFTCPWCGGRRRVLAYVKAGECERDWSTWACPRQVRG
- a CDS encoding M12 family metallopeptidase, giving the protein MEALRPPVNPETALVSSQAPIRKGYAWNATHRKMESVHYAEVNGLAIMEGDMIIGTVEEVEARTREVEARGEIEASSIHAQGVAVDNLDTRWLNSTVPYTIDPALSNPSRVTDAMNAWQQATNIRFVLRTASNASQYPAYVTFRTGTTPGVCTSSVGRVGNQQWVNLVPECSTGNTMHEIGHLLGLWHEQSREDRDSFVRIRWENIMDGHASQFETKTTYGADLLAYDYNSIMHYDAYAFSKNGLPTIETLGGQTIGNRTALSPGDVASIRLIYSIDNLELFVGQTYMDVLARPADLNGFWNALDWLRSCNGDSTCIAATRTSFARSLFESQEHRTQHPELDPSSPNYNSAYVTRVYTAFLRRQPDPEGYNWWLNALNSTGDYRGIINGALNSSEYRQRFGQ